A stretch of DNA from Aspergillus flavus chromosome 3, complete sequence:
TACCGGCCATTCGGGGGCTGCGTCGAAGCCATGTTGGGACCGGGGAAGTGTGCTGTATGCCTTGAAGAATTTGGGGTCATCGTAGATGTTTTGAGTTGGGATTGAGGACATCTTGTAGTCTACTCTAGGAACGATGAGATGAACTAGAATGAGTTGGCCTCAATTGTGACTGTGGGTTATATacggttgaagaagaaaagaactattCCGGATCAGGTTCCCGACACGCTTACCGAATGAGGCCGTTGAACTTTAATGCCCGTATTGATAATCTCAGAAAAATATTCAAGTATGATATGGCCTCCAGAACAAGATGACATTGCACTTAGAAATAACTGTCGAGACACGCAGAGCTGCATTAATGGAAATCATAAAATCCAAAGCATTTAACAAGGATACTCTGCATTCCTCGAACGGGTTCAACCAGCCCTAGCGTATTACATACTGTCGCCTTGAGCGAAGCTGCCCTGTTCCGCAACTAACTGCTCCCACTGGATCCATTCATTCGGGTCCATCTCGAAAGACAGGAGGTTAGGGAGGTCATAGATGTCGAGAGCTCCCCCTTCAGCGTGATTGCCTTCGTGATTCGGAGAATGAATTCTGTCCTGGGCAACTGTTTCCCGAGTGGCAGGTGCAGGTGCCACTGCTTGAACCTTGGCCCTGGATGGTGACTCAATTGCTGGTCGTCGACAGTGACCGATTGCATTGATATAATCGGGTGTCAATGGTTCTGGAAGGCCGTCTGCCTTCAAGGCCGCAACGTGGTCGTCCCAAACCTCTAACGTCCACTTGCCTAGTGCTATATATACAGGCCCAGGGGATTCATCAAACACCTGAGGGTAGTAGGAGAACACTGTTCCTATCAGCCTCCATGCCTTATCAACGTCAGACCCTGTTTTCCGGTGCCGAATTTCGATGAGCACGTAGAGTATCACATTCCAGAGAACACTCGTGCCAAAATGCCATTTATATTTTCCTAGGCCATGGGACCCTTCTTGCATAAAAATGACATACTCTAATAACTTCATAGCGTTATCGAAGAATATGTTGCGCTCGTCTTGGGGGACTTTGATGGGATTATTGGCGAATTGTCGTGGATTATGCGCAAAGAGCTTCATTTTGCATATCGATGACCTGATCATGATTGATACAAAAGTATGAAGTGAGTTCGACGGGTCGCAATACCGTAGATACTTCATTTCCAGTTGATCCTCAATGTGACCGATGATGCTGTCCTTTTTCATGATTGTGACATCCGGGCTGGAGAGTGCCTCCCAACGTAATTCACTAGGACACGATGTTGAAAATTTACGCAAACTCTCCATGATCACGTATTTGATCAAGCaaggagtagtagtagtgaTTCCGCGGCGTTCTAGTGGTGGATCGACCATGTCAGGGTGGAggtcctcatcctcgacatTTAGAGGCATTTGGTTATCGCTGCAGGAAAGATCCAGCGACGGTTTCGTCCCCAGCACATCGGCCAGGCGGAAGTCCACATAAGCTAAATGCCACCAAAGTCGCCTTCGCATCTCCGATTCGAACGGAGACAGTCCAAGAGCCGAGCTATCCCGATGGAGCCCCATTTTGCGCGCAAGTCGTATAGCGACGCCTGATAAGACGAATAGGGTATCGCATTTGTAGCTTTTTCTTATACATGTCTTCTTGTGTGAGCTGAATATTAAGAAAGCTTGGTAGTTACAACTTACCATGAATAATGCATATGCAGCAAGGGTCGTCGGACTGGACGTTGATAGGAACCCTGCATTCATCAAAGCTTGCCGAGCTGCCATTCTATAGCGGGAGTGCATGACTGATTTCCGCACTCCAAATAGATGTTGGCACTCATCTTCTTTCAAAGTAGAGATTGTCGCAAGGTAGAAAGCAAACATCATTGCCTCCAAGTCTGTCGGCATGCTTTGAGGATCACTCAGCCTGTGGGTTGCTGAGATCCAGAATGTAGGCAAATGTAAGATTTTTATCATAGGGTCAACGCGATCTaaatagatatcttttaACTTTGATAATGTCTGGAGCGAGAGGTGAAGGTTTGCCAGGTTCTCGGGCTTATCAATTTGCTCAGGTTCGAAGAACAGCCCACCGTCCTGAAGGTTTGACCCATCGATTGGCTCACCAACTTCGGGATGATGAAGCTAATATATGATCAGAGAAAGAAATGTGAAACGCCAAATGGATACTTACTCCATTTCCTAGGCTAGACCAAGGTGCACTAACACACTTTAGAAGCCATTACTTCACAACCGAAAGTATTATCAACATACCTATCAAAGTATCTAGACGTGCCCTTATCGATGATGAGCTTTGGTTTAGTTTCTTCAAGGTTGAAGCGTTGGCTTGGAGGGGCAGCATCCTCATCCATCTGAACATCAGGCTGAGATGCCGTTTCCGACTCCGAGTCATCGAAATCTCCCGATGGCTCAAACTTTGCGCCACAAGATTTCAACAATTCCTCGTATCGTCTTAACTTGGCATGGAGACTTTCTCTGGGaggttttgttctttttcgctTCCCGCGCATAGGAGGAATAAAACTGCATTGCTTCTCGGCCTTGACGCAATTGGAGCAGGGAGTGCACCGGTCGCATTTGACCTTGCGCTGCCGACAAGTCAAACATGAATAGCTCTTGAGATTATCACCCGACTCAAGATTATCTGGTGTGGATCTCTTCATCGTTAATGTCATGCTTGAAAGCATGGAGGAAATGCAAAGGGTTGTAGTGATAGAGAGAAGGTTGACTTTCTCGGGGCTCGGAAGCGAAAATATAACTTTTGCGCCCCGAGAAGCGAATCAGTATCGGCATAGCAGCATGCTCATGCCCTATAAATTCTCGCCCACCAGACCACCAAAAATCTTTCTATCATGCTTAAACTGTTAAATATCTATCATGATACGAACTTCACCAAATGGTGAGGAGCAGCCTCCGACTAGTCGGGAGGATTGCAAGTCCAACGCAGATGACATTGTCTATCCCACCGGTCTTAGGCTTGCCCTATTGTTGATGTCCATTTTCATTGGCATGTTCCTAGTTTCTCTGGTACGTTAGCATTCCCAAGGTAACAACTGCTCCATATCTATAAACTAATCATTTCAGGACCGCCTCATTGTCTCTACCGCCATTCCTCAAATCACTAATGAATTCAGCTCAGCGGGGGATATTGGCTGGTATGGCACAGCGTACTTGCTCACTAACTGTGCCTTCCAGCTGGTTTTTGGAAAAATATACACCGTATTCAGCGTCAAGCCTACCTTTCTAACATCTGTTCTTCTATTCGAAGCTGGCTCGGCCCTCTGCGGCGCCGCCCCAACTTCGGTCGCTTTCATACTTGGCAGGGCTATCGCCGGCCTGGGAGGGGGCGGTATTCTCTCCGGCGTCGTAAGTTTTGCATTGTATGTCCTCTATTCCTCACTGGCTTGCTCACCTAAAGACACCTAGATCGTCGTCATTGTCTACGCTGTTCCGCTGCATAAACGACCGAAGTACCAGGGCATCTTTGGTGCCGTATTTGCTATCTCTTCGGTGACCGGCCCACTGGTCGGCGGTGCTTTTACTACAGATGTCACTTGGAGATGGTGCTTCTACATCAACCTCCCGTTAGGAGGCGTAGTTATGGTACTTGTGTCCATCTTGCTCCAAGTACCTGACTGTTCAGATATCAAGATGCCTTTGAAAGACAAGCTGCGGCAGCTCAACGTACTGGGCCTGGTTGCCCTCATTCCAGGAGTTGTTTGTCTGTGTTTGGCCTTGCAATGGGGTGGTACTACATACGCTGTGAGTTTGGACCCTTCTGTTCATCGTGACTCCCTGCCGCGACCCAGTAGCTGACCGCATACAGTGGAGTGAGGGGCGTGTTGTAGCATTGCTTGTGCTTGCCTTGGCGCTTTTGGTTACCTTTGCCCTTATCCAGATTTGGAAGCCAGAAAATGCCATAGTGCCACCGCGCACCTTCAAGCAACGCAGTATTGCCTCCGGCTTCTGGGTGAGCTCCTGTCTCGGTGCTCATATG
This window harbors:
- a CDS encoding putative MFS multidrug transporter (unnamed protein product), with the translated sequence MIRTSPNGEEQPPTSREDCKSNADDIVYPTGLRLALLLMSIFIGMFLVSLDRLIVSTAIPQITNEFSSAGDIGWYGTAYLLTNCAFQLVFGKIYTVFSVKPTFLTSVLLFEAGSALCGAAPTSVAFILGRAIAGLGGGGILSGVIVVIVYAVPLHKRPKYQGIFGAVFAISSVTGPLVGGAFTTDVTWRWCFYINLPLGGVVMVLVSILLQVPDCSDIKMPLKDKLRQLNVLGLVALIPGVVCLCLALQWGGTTYAWSEGRVVALLVLALALLVTFALIQIWKPENAIVPPRTFKQRSIASGFWVSSCLGAHMNLFVYYLPIWFQAIKGISAVDSGIHLLPMLIPVVVASIITGQLVSRIGYYTPFMIFGVCLTAIGTGLLTTLGINTSAGKRIGFQIIYGYGIGSCSQAPNMAAQTVLPRRDVAIGASLMFFGQQLFGAVLTSVGQDVLFNQLAHHLSGIPGVSPKLIQNIGATEFLNRVPAEDYAVAQEAYNDSLRKCFQVGLIMACLSVLGALSMEWCSVKKNLPSKERDGQQASEEGKC
- a CDS encoding putative C6 transcription factor, translating into MLSSMTLTMKRSTPDNLESGDNLKSYSCLTCRQRKVKCDRCTPCSNCVKAEKQCSFIPPMRGKRKRTKPPRESLHAKLRRYEELLKSCGAKFEPSGDFDDSESETASQPDVQMDEDAAPPSQRFNLEETKPKLIIDKGTSRYFDSAPWSSLGNGLHHPEVGEPIDGSNLQDGGLFFEPEQIDKPENLANLHLSLQTLSKLKDIYLDRVDPMIKILHLPTFWISATHRLSDPQSMPTDLEAMMFAFYLATISTLKEDECQHLFGVRKSVMHSRYRMAARQALMNAGFLSTSSPTTLAAYALFMVSCNYQAFLIFSSHKKTCIRKSYKCDTLFVLSGVAIRLARKMGLHRDSSALGLSPFESEMRRRLWWHLAYVDFRLADVLGTKPSLDLSCSDNQMPLNVEDEDLHPDMVDPPLERRGITTTTPCLIKYVIMESLRKFSTSCPSELRWEALSSPDVTIMKKDSIIGHIEDQLEMKYLRYCDPSNSLHTFVSIMIRSSICKMKLFAHNPRQFANNPIKVPQDERNIFFDNAMKLLEYVIFMQEGSHGLGKYKWHFGTSVLWNVILYVLIEIRHRKTGSDVDKAWRLIGTVFSYYPQVFDESPGPVYIALGKWTLEVWDDHVAALKADGLPEPLTPDYINAIGHCRRPAIESPSRAKVQAVAPAPATRETVAQDRIHSPNHEGNHAEGGALDIYDLPNLLSFEMDPNEWIQWEQLVAEQGSFAQGDSM